gcaaCAAAATAAAACTTTCACATTGCTGCAAAATATTTAtctttcaaataaacgctgttcttttgaaatttctattcatcaatgaatgACACAAAAATATGCAGCATAACTTTTTTCAAATGaatgataatgagaaatgttttttgagcaatttaattaattttaaattgtgtgacattgaagactggagaaatgcatgctggaaattcagctttgccaaaatTTAggaatcacaatatatatatatatatatatatatatatatatatatatatatatatatatatacaggtgcttctcgataaattagaatgtcgaggaaaagttcatttatttcagtaattcagttcaaattgtgaaactcaagCATTATAAAATTcaacaaataaattcaatgcacacagactgactgtagtttaagtctttggttcttttaattgtgatgattttggctcacagttaacaaaaacccaccaattcaatgtatcaaaaaattagaatacttcataagaccaataaaaaaaaaaaaacatttagtgaatggttggccttctggaaagtatgttaatttactgtacatgtcctcagtacttggtaggggctccttttgctttaattactgcctcagttcagcgtggcatggaggtgatcagtttgtggcactgctgagctggtatggaagcccaggtttctttgacagtggcctttagctcatctgcattttttagtctcttgtttctcattttcctcttgacaatactctatagattctctctggggttcaggtctggtgtttgctggccagtcagacacaccaacaccatggccatttaaccagcttttggtgcttttgacagtgtgagcaggtgccaaatcctgctggaaaatgaaatcagtatcttcaaaaagctggtcagcagaaggaagcatgaagtgctccacaatttcttggtaaatgggtgcagtgactttggttttcaaagaaACAATGGACCAAcagcagcagatgacattgcaccccaaatcatcacagactgtggaaacttaaaactggacttcaagcaacttgggctatgagcttctacacccttcctccagattctaggaccttggtttccagatgaaatacaaaacttgctcttatctgaaaaaaggactttggaccaatggcaacagtccagttattcTTCTTCTTAACCCAGAtaagacacctctgacattgtctgtggtacaggagtggcttaacaagaggaatatgacaactgtagccaagtCTGTAGCTGTAACTgtagcctcagtccattccttatGAAATtttctaaaattcttgaatccagtttgcttgacaatcctcatcaggctgcagttctctcggttggttgtgcatcttttttttttcaacagtatttcgttccactcaactttctgttaacatgcttagacacagcactctgtgaacagccatctTATTTGCAATACATTTTTGTGACTCACACTCcatgtgaagggtgtcaatgattgtcagagaccattttgaaggctcaggaaacctttgcaggtgttttgagttgattagctggttggcatgtcaccatattccaATTTGTTAAGATCTtgaatttgtgggtttttgttaaatataagccaaaatcatcacaattaaaaacaccaaagacttagactacttctgtctgtgtgcattgaatttgtttaatacatgagtttcacaatttgagttgaattactgaaagtaaattaacttttccttgacattctaatttactgagaagcacctgtatattactagcttttattgtattgtttgtactAGTCAACTGATACAACCTtgttaagcataagagacttatgtGCTGTGATGCTGTGGTGCATCTATTATAATATAGTTTTGTTatctttcttattttatatttatttaatattcattgtTCTCAATTGGATTCAGGTAATTTCCTTTAGAAACCCATTTAGAGTAAAGATCAGAATGATTTACATGGTTGGGAAAAGTGCAGTCAGCCAATCTCTGAACATTTCAACACAAGTTAAGACAAAGACCATAGTTTTCAGACATAATCTACTGTAAAGGCTTGCAATAAATGAAGGAGAGATGAATTATGCATGCTTTAGGCTAATGTGATgtttcacatgtaaaaaaaaagagagagaaaggatttGGTTAAAGAAGCTTTTCATGTTCTCAACACAGTGCATATTAGCCATCTTTACCTTTCATTACAGTACTGCTGGCTGGCATTCACATTTTGAATATTAATTATACAGTACATTTGCATAATGTGTTGCAGAGGTTTAAATATCAGCatttcttcaattttttttttttttttttttttttttttttttaaggcagagGATTCCTGTCCACACAGACGTCCAGTTTTGAGCTACGGCTGctgaaaagcaaaataaattgtGCTTTACTGAACTGGAGCTTGTCAGCATTTTCGGAGAGCTAGTAAAGTATAATTGTGTCATCCTTTACAAAGCGGTGTTGAGTTGACAGCAGCCACAGAAGCCTCATTACTCTGTGTTTTATAGGGCTGTTTCAGGATGGCAAGATCGTTTGGTGATGAATAATGTCTTTTTTCACTGGGAGCTACAGTAAAATATACAACAGCACCAGCTCTGCAAAAAGATACATGGATCCACAAAGGAATTAAGGGTGCTCTTCGTGTGACAACCCACCGACATGCATATAGAGTGGATgaatagaaaatattttgagtCGCGCTTCAACAGAGTGGCAGATGGACAGTTCACAATGAAATTAAACACAGATAAAAACATGGAAAGACACTGGTAGTTGAAATAATCTCTCTAGCCAGGTTATCaggaaaaaatacaatttaaatcattgttttccaAACACCACAATATCTTTGTACTGTTTATTACACCTAATTTGATTAATGGCAAGAATTAGGCTAgtcaagaaaaattaaataatttcagcaatacaatagtaaatattaaaacatagtaataaacaacaaatattaataaatacaatgtaaaaaaaaaaaaaaacttctataaAATTTACGGTAAAAAAAATGGCAGATGTGGTTGCCAAATTCTACTGTAAAAAATAGGGTAACAACATTTTAAGTTTTATggttttaccttaaatttacagttaaataccgtAATTTAATTAACTGATAAAATGTTATCATTCCAAcctattgaagtactgaaatctgttttgtacctttataatacactgataaccaccaaatgcaggtggtgatgagaaagtcatgtgatgaaccaaagcccatcacaagtaACTTTAAAGAAGAACAAGAAAATATAGAAAGTGCACAGAGTAAACACCAGTAAACACCAACAGTACACAAACAGTACAACACAAACagtaaacaccatcatggtgagactcattcaATTGAAATATCCAATAAACATTAAAggtgcggtaggtaacttttgacgctctggcggttaataaacagaactgcttgcgtcttgcggaagaacatcgtagctggaactacttctctctgtttatgtctatgaaaaatcacaaaggtactgggttactccgccgcggtacccccggagcaatctaaaatagtcagaataaaaacacttattataggtgcaccctagtaaTCATTTAACAGCTttatactgtagcattttcacagttttttttaccgttaaaatcacgtacattttttacagtgtactcacAGTATTATGAATTATTTGTGCTTTGTCATTATGAGATTACCATTTAATAATCCTTGCAAAAAAGACAGTAAAGGATCACTTCTTTGTGGATTGTGTAAAACTGTCTTCGCTGTATCTCAGACCTCATTGTAAACAGGTCATATAAATCCAAAACAGGCTCATTTGACAGTTTAATGGAAATCTTCATTAATTTTCCCCAGGAAACACAGAGGGTTGAATCAAACATGAATAGCAGTGGAACTTTATTAGATCTTATTAAGGCAGGGAACCACTCCTGAGACCCCGACTTCAAATAATGTATTAAGTTTGAAACTTAATTTTGTATGCACAATTGAACAGGGAGTCCCAAGAGGAAGAAAAGATTTAAGATCCACAGAATGGATATATGATGGGAATGCTTTTTAATATTACCAAAGTTCAAATGcaatatgattaaaaaatgacACAGATCTTCCATTACTTCGCTGAAGGAATGGAGCTCCTGGATTTAAGTTCCTTTTAAACTGATTTGCCCCAAAGTTCACCTGAATAGACTCTGGTTTAGATAGACAGGCGATGCCAGTGAATTACAGTATAATGAAATCTGAAGCAAAAATTAAAATACCATATCAAAGTAAGAACGATCCAGTGAACATTGTTTTGAAGCATCATAAGTACAAGGCCTGTTATGCAAGACATTGTTTTTGGGGGAAAAGGATCAATGGAGCATTGTTAAGGAGGCCTGCAGCATTATATTGACTAAACGAACATCTGACAGTGAGTCTTAATTAAACCAACACACACCGGTCTGCCTTAAGAGCTGCCTTATGGCTCCTGTTAATTAACCTTGGCAATGCACCATCGCTCAGCCCTTAAACGCACACAAAAACCTGCAAAAGTTCTGCTGCGTATCACTCATTCACACAAGTCAGGAGCATAAATTGTTCCAGGATTCATGAAGTGATTTTCAATGATATTTATCTCCGACAGAAATCAAAAGATAAATTGGGTTAATTAGTTAATTATGTGCATAACGATTCCATTTAAGCTGTCcgattaataacattttataaccgTGATGTATTATTAACAAATCATAAATCGCAGCAGTCTGAGTTAATCTCTTTTGTGCTTCCACAGTCTTTTTCTAGATTAATGACCTAACCAAGTCTAATCTTGATTATGGCACCACAAACTCCCAGAATTCCTGCCTCGATTTCCCTTTTCACAGTCAGGAAAACTTATTTCGACTCTTCAATCTCCTGGATCATTTCCAAGTGCCTGGCTGGTTCATGAACCCAACCGCACTGGAGTTACAAAGAGAGTCTGGAAGCACTAGCCAATCAGTGTGTGATTTCACTGGTGTCCTCCAATAGATAATAGAGGAGAAGGCAGAAATCATCAATCAAAAGGCAGGTCACTATTCATAGCCATCTCAGGATGGGCACTAGATAACCGCAGCTGCTAAACAGCACTAATTTCAAAGACTGATGCTGTGGCCATTTGCAGGATTTGTATCGGAGGCCATATTTCAAGGTCATTCTTCGGCTTTTGCCTATTAAACCTGTTTGAAACATCAAAAGGGCAGTTTATGTCTCGCTGGCTTCTCGCTGAGGTATATGCACTCTCGCGATGGCTGATATAAAGAGCGCTGAGTGATGAAAGAAGCGGAAGAGGGGAGGGAAAGGGAGGAATGGAAATGATCGAAGGAAAAAGGAGGAGGAGGGAAGGAGTTCCAGTTAAATGTGGATTAATGGACAATCAGCTTTTTTAATGGCAATGAGATTCTAGCATCGCTGGGATGTAAGTGTTGGTCACAGAACAGCTGAATCGATGAAGTGTAATATTTAACACTCAATGTGAGTTCAAAAGATGTCatcaaaaagtatatatatttatgaaagctGCCTCTCTCAATGGTCTACGACAGGAACCTTCAAGCATTTTTAGGTCAATGCTGAGACGACAAATTGTGTACATATTACATTTCATTGACTTCATGATGAGTTTtcctgtaaaatataataattattaattacactgtttaatataatatcacaattaaaatatatataaataattgtataattattttacagtgaatGAAATCGAAATATTTAGCTGCATTCACACCCTTATAGTAAACAAGTGAAAAAGAATTGGGGTCAATGTAAATGACCCCAATAACAAAGTTATTGGAGACCACATAATTGCTACGAAGATCATGTTCCCCAGCAATGCTTTATCAACATGCTGTCGGATGGACACTGAGTTAAATACAAATTAGGATGACTGTCCTTCTGAGGACAGTGTATTGCAAAGTTAGGGGACAATAAATGCAGTCTAGCTTTTGAAATTCTTGGCTCTTGGTTACTTAATCGATCCAGTGTGCACATGCGCACAGTTTTTAATCTGCATCATAAGCTGCAAACTTCTTAATAATTTAGTCTACTGTTGTTTTCAGTTAGGATATTGTGTTTATTACTACTCTGATTCAGTCTGTGCAGCACTGGGAAAACTTGGGCTAAACTTCTGGCAGGTGTTGCTCTTATTGGAAAATATCTAATTCTTTACATAATTTCTACTAATGCGTCTGTGGGTTTGAGTGAAAGCATGAGATCTGAATGAGCCTCCTCCCATGTTTACTCTTGTATAACGACAACAAATGGAGCATGAACAGCGAGCGCAGGATGAATGCTCGGCCTCACTTGGAGAAATCAAGTCGTTTTAACGAAAATctgcagcgccacctgctggctaACCTTATAAACACGTCTACCAGACCACCGCCATATGCAAACATATGGACAAGTTCTACTCCACTCGTTCCGAAGCAACTGTGCCCATTCATCCATAGCTCAGAGCTGGAGTGTCTAGCCCCTGGTGACAGAATTACCCCTGCACTTCTGTGAAGACTTGATCACTGTCAACATTCGGCTGCTATATGAAAACAAACCACCGCAGAACTTTCCAGACTAAAgacaaaggaaaaaaataaataaacaggtcaTCGAACATTACATGCTCTAAAATAAGTCTGTTTTCTTTATACTTGTATATTCACATTAGACTGTACAATATTACATGGTTTCTGCAGCACTAGTAGAGCCAGATAATGGTTTATTACTGAACATTTTAGCGTTATTTAGCTGCTTTTAGACTGGTTTGACTTCTATCAAACgcctatatttttttctgattcacACATGTATTGCAATCGCATAGCAACATCTATCGCTGACAGACTGTATTGCCTTCAAAACATTCAACCTGTAAGCTTTTAAAAGCAACTTCAAACTATTTCAGACTGAAAaacatcaaacttaaaacttttttctcaagccaacttaaagtttgtcttgagaTTTTTGGTTCCACTGATGAGGCATTGTCGGATATTGCACGTATTATAATTTGCACTGTATCAGAATggactttattatatatatatatatatatatatatatatatatatatatatatatatatatatatatatatatatatatatataataaaacattgctTCTTAAATTATCAGTAGGTGGAGAAGAGATGTGGCCCACAGGACACTGTCACTTAAAATTCAAAGAGCTTTCCTTCTGCAGTCTTGTTCAGAGGAGTGCAAACTGCAGAAATGATCAAAACTGCATAATAATGGATGCTGCAGTGCAGTACACTTTCTtaattagaaatgcatattaccaGAGAACTAATGAATTTACTCAACTTTGTGGTCCGCAGAATGGTAAGCCAACAACCCAGGATATACCAATTTGCGTTAAAATACTttaatcctatatatatatatatatatatatatatatatatatatatatatatatatatatatatatatatatatataaagggattCTCTGCCCCAGATAAAGTTGTGATGTGGTGTGGAATATAAACTCAGTCAAGTTGGTTTACTTCTGTCTTTCTGCAGTCAGCAAAGGCCTCTGTGTCAATGTTCTTCAGATTCAGAGCTGCACTGATTCTGAGGTCTTCAAGAGGGCTTGTCTTAACCTTTGTCTTTCATTTTGTGTTACAGCATGGCTGAATTTCATCAAGCCGTTACATTATACAACGCAAACACTGAATGTCCTTTAAGAGACtcaaattaatttcaataaacagagaagttttttttttttaatagatgtttGCTACAATATATGGCTCAAAAGACACTCATGCTTCCTTTTAAGTTGATCATGTCaatttaatgtgatgtttttttgtggTGTGGGACAGATATACAGAAGTGTTGATGGACAAGACAATATTCAAGTTACTTTGCAATAATACTATAAGCAAATACAAAGGGAAGGCAGTGCTATTTTAACAAgccctctacacacacacacacacactaatcaaATAAAACTAGTAGTAGTTTCAAGTATATGTGTTTTCAACCTTGAAATGTCTATACAACCTTTGTCCTGTCTGGTTAGGCATTAAACAGCTCTCCAAAACTAAATGAGGTATAAGGTTACAACAACACAACTAGCCACCAAAAAATACAATCTCATCTCTTTCATCATAACGACTGTTGTAGAAAAACCATGAACTCTGTGTCCCTGTGAGTTAATAAGTCAATATAAGTACTTCGCTGCTTGGACAAGTTTTACAAAGAACAAGATACTCATACTGTAGTTTGTGCTACAAAGTTTCTTCATGACACGTCATCTACACAGGCCTTTGTTAAAACACTTTTATGTGATGTTGACaccatttaaactttaaattgcTCTCTATGGTCTTCCTTTTCTAGGTTGTTTAGCCAGAACAACATCATGTTACAATATTACATTCTTTATAACAGCAAAAACCTTGAATGTACAGACAATAGTTTAAAGTGTTCCTATTATGCCATTATGTATAAGATGTATAAGATTGTAAACTATCTTTAAAGTTGTAAAGCCTATAGTGCACGATATATAAAGACagttattgtctcccaaaagAAAGAATCATCTCTTAACAGCTGAAATGAGCAAGGAGGGGTTTAGACAGACTGAATCTTAGAACTGCTCTGAACGAATTGTTTGAGAATTGTGGTAAAATGaggttttttgaccttgcatgtatGTAAATATCTTGTGGGAGAcccccaaaacaatattaggaacctttaaagtggcataataggggcactttaaagcTCTTTTATAAATTCATTACACTATTGTTAAGATAAGCCACATTTCTTCCCCTTTCTGTTGACAGCTGTACAGAAACAGAACATttctaaaaatgtgaaaatatagacATTATGTGCTTCTTAGACCAGTTTTTCTGAACCCGGAGGCCAGTGCCCTCTAAAGGGGCCTCAAAATGACttgatttaaaataagacaaaacaactATAAATCTATAGATTTCCTAGTTCAATTCACCACCTCAgcaactgttttatttgattattttagaaCTACAGTAAGGTTCCCGACTCCCTGtggtcttgaaaaaaaaaaaaaaaaaaaagaggtagtCTGATTTTGAAAGTGTGATTTCTAGACTTCTAAAtgtcatgttaattaataaaatcattatcCTTAATCCTTATCAGTAAATCATAAAAAGCTGGGAAAGTCATGGGCCTTTTAATATTATTGGCAATTTGGACAATGAGGGGCGTTGGAGTCAGAAGAACCACTGTAGGCTATATTCTTGTGCAGGTGAGATATGAAGGAGTCTTGGAGCTACGGCTCGACCACTAAGACTCCCAGGTTATTGTTGAATATGATCCTGCCATCCACCTCTTTACTGCAGTCAGGATGTCTCAGTAAGTCCAGTACTCTTTTCTTCAGGTCTTCAGGAGCATTCTTACTGAACTCTATGACCTCGGTAAGGAAATCCAGCAGCAGTTCTCCCACTTGGTCTCCCTCAGTGAAGCACTCAGTGATGTCCATCTGGGACAGAAGCTCATAGTTCTGGTAGGGGATTCCCTTAGCGTCTAGGAAGGTCTTTATATCTCCTGTAGTAACACACTGGGTGATCTCAGTATTACACAGTTGTTCTTTAAAGGTTGTCCATAATCGTCCCCATCCACTCTCACCTACAATATGTAGAAGCAGAACTGAGGTCATTTGTTCCTTAAAcagaacagaaacatttatttgaaccCACTGTACTGTCCTACaaagttaaaacacttttttttttttttgactgatttGATTGCACCTTTTATACTCCATTTACTCTGAACCTGAGTATAACCGAGCTAAACCTGTGAACCAAAGTCCACTTCAGCAAAAGGTACAGTTACTTGAATGgcacaatatttaatttacacactTTGGCGAAGTTTTGAACTCGGAGCATTTACTGTACCTGACACCAGAATGATTAAGAGTTTCCCATCTTTGTGTAGAAGACTCCGAAAAAATGAGAGTGTGGCCTCTGGATCTTTGACGTAGTACAGCATCTGTTAAACAGACTGATATTAAAATTAGACAAAAACAGCAAACTGCATTTGATATACAAACCTCAATTATATCACTTTAAGCAATTAAGTAATAtaaatttgatgaataaaaaagtcacatgaaattaaaatgaatctttttttctaaatgcatgttattgatcttattgcGTCCCTTCCTTACAATCGACTGCAAACTCGCATTaagatctgcctccatccaatcaacaagcAATGAATAGAATCAAGTCCCCGCCCAACAATAATGTCTTTTTTGATAATCCAGTTCACTCGAAAGTGTCACAAAACAGAAGAAAACTTCTGTCGCGACTTCCATTACATCGCAACACTAAACCTGTATCATGTGAATGAAGTCCATCCTTTTCCCAGGGTTTTTCTCTTGCCAGTGCTTTTCAAATTCAGATGCCGTCATCTTATTCCACTGAAAGTTAATTTGATCAAGGTCTGGAGTTGTTGACACCCGAGctaaacagaaaagaaagaaagaaagaaaaaacaaaacataaatagcCATTTATTGGTAGAATATGTAAAAGCGtttgtttagtttaaataaaatgattggtACCTTTATATTTGTACAGCATGTCATTGCTTGGTTCCACCACTTCATTGTCGACTTTGACATGTGGATGTTTCAGGCGTAGCTGAGCGAGCATCTCTAGATCAATCTCACCTGGAAATTAGATATATATGGAGCAGCGAGAACTCAGTTAGGCATTAAAATCTGATATAGTGCATGAAATGATGAAATGAACAGAAGGTTAATAATTCAATCGCTATGAAAAGTATACCTGCTCCACTCCCTACTCCCATAACATTGAAAACAGACCTCCCCCCTCCAatgctgcagagagagagagacagagcgtgAGAGAACATAATAAAGGcaagataatattataatatcttgTCATTGTTAAATCTGCTAGAACACTCTGTATTACAAATCTAACACaggctaaatgaataaaatatgatattCATCAAGAATGATAAAGCACCTTGCCAGTATGTCTGGTAGAGTATTATGAATGAAGTCCTGCATGCACTGGTGCTCCGAAGAGCGCTCCAGAAAAAGCTCAAATGATTTGAGGTATCTTGGATAATCTTCCACAAGTGATCTGAATGGAGCTGCCATGGTTTTCTCCTGCTGAAATTGGTGTTTTAGAACAATAACATGATTAATTCATTTAGGGGTGATCTGTCACTTTAAGATTAAAGTTCATAAGTCATACATAAGACGTTGTTCCTTGCCTAGAAGTACATTTTCTATTAACCAGTCACCAACCTGATGAGCAGCAAGGGGTTTTTTAGTTACTATATGGCTATGGAATTACAGTTTAATGACACAATCACTGTCTTTGGACTTTAGGAGTTAGGTTGGGGCCGTGGACACAATCTTTTTACTATCTGCAAAATATCTGCAGTCACAAAAACCTGTCGAACTCAGTCTGAAATGATTAAATAAAGGGAAACATTCAAACTAATAAGACATAATAAAAAATCCATGGCATTTCAATCGAAATTATTATTCTTACAATATATTTCGCaataaaacatgcatattttcttaaatcgatggcataaataaaaaaagctattcTATAAAACGTGTTGCATTTACGAATGACGACTTAAAGTCACATAGTTAACAGTCATCATCAATATAATTTAACATCCATGTCCTGCCGTTACATTCAGATCAACATGATGAGATCATATTCATGTTCACATTCACTCGCTTCCATTTGtagaattgtttaattatttctgaCTCTAGGTGACTGTCACTGGATGTGCACCACCGCCTCTATATATCAGCGCATTAATAATAACACGGAGAACGCAGAAGTGTGCCGCCGCTTACCTTCTCTCTTCTCCGTTTTCACAATCACTTACTGTCGGCCAGAGGGCCTCCGCACATCCAGACAGAGACGAGCCACGCCCACATCCTTAAAGACGCAGTGCTACACAAGACAAGGCAATGACCTTTTAGAATTTTAATTGATGGgaaatataacaacaataatatcataatatatatataatataacgaAATATTTTAGTATTAGGCTGTTTGCCACacgaatattaatttaattagtaaaaacataaaagtagtctaaatatatttgataatttcCTTTAGACTGTATCACATGCCATGAAGCCATCAGCATGTCACTTAACAGGAACAGAAAATAATAACTTAAGGACTTGCTCTGCTTATTGCTTCCTTTATGTGTTCATCAGTGGAATTTCACTTCACGCTATGATTTCCCTTAAATTACATGctaaaacataacacaaaacactcAACTTACATCCAGCCAATGTTATTAAACTAGGCCACATGATCACAGACAGGccaatattaaataattcatgcCTGAGAAGTACTTTAACactgatggaaatgttatgcacTAGTCTGGCCCTCATCGTTTTGATCCAAATATGAAAGTAAAAATTCAGCGATCGTTCTTTTTTCTGTCACTTACCATTTTCTCTTTACAGATAAAGCAATTTTCCCACTTCTCTCCTCAGTCAGTTTGATCATGTCAAACTTTGTTAAACAGATTTGCTCCTGGTGAATAGAAATTCATGATTAAAAAGAGAGAACCCACAAAGATTCATGGGAAATCTTCTGCAGAATTATTAAGGCTTAATGGAAAAATTAAGCCTGACAGAATCACACCACCCAGACGTGTCTCCCCTAGGTGGCACTGACAAGTCTGCTTAAATTCATCTCATCCTTGAGCATAAATGACAggctttattaataaaaactgattAAACACAGGATTTAAATGATTCAACATCCTGAGGTGGAAGGATCTGATGGGCTGCACATTAAAGAGATTCAGTGCTGTGTGACAAAGGCCAGACTACAGAACATTTAACACAATTCACTTTACTTAAGATACTTATACTTC
This is a stretch of genomic DNA from Carassius auratus strain Wakin unplaced genomic scaffold, ASM336829v1 scaf_tig00021055, whole genome shotgun sequence. It encodes these proteins:
- the hnmt gene encoding histamine N-methyltransferase, with protein sequence MAAPFRSLVEDYPRYLKSFELFLERSSEHQCMQDFIHNTLPDILASIGGGRSVFNVMGVGSGAGEIDLEMLAQLRLKHPHVKVDNEVVEPSNDMLYKYKARVSTTPDLDQINFQWNKMTASEFEKHWQEKNPGKRMDFIHMIQMLYYVKDPEATLSFFRSLLHKDGKLLIILVSGESGWGRLWTTFKEQLCNTEITQCVTTGDIKTFLDAKGIPYQNYELLSQMDITECFTEGDQVGELLLDFLTEVIEFSKNAPEDLKKRVLDLLRHPDCSKEVDGRIIFNNNLGVLVVEP